From a single SAR202 cluster bacterium genomic region:
- the proB gene encoding glutamate 5-kinase: protein MDIAEQNNTSASMSPNGVAALRYKRVVVKAGTSVLTGGSDMLHLPTVSGLVDQIAAIHDLGAEVMLVTSGAIAAGRKPLGVKSDLPNVNFRQVLAAVGQNRLMHAYSLLFEPKGINIAQVLLTWDDLADVEHSRNVHRTLDSLLELRVVPVINENDVVAVEEIGEVFGDNDMLSAMVAKLMKADLLVILTDADGLMTADPRIDSKAKRIPRVDNIDGQVESLAGKKLNPWSRGGMKTKVEAARLATSAGVTVVVCDGRRPNVVGRVEAGEDVGTLFAAGRV from the coding sequence ATGGATATCGCAGAGCAAAACAATACGTCAGCGTCAATGTCGCCCAACGGGGTGGCGGCGCTGCGCTACAAGCGGGTGGTGGTTAAGGCTGGGACCAGCGTGCTGACCGGCGGCAGCGATATGCTCCACTTGCCCACGGTAAGTGGACTGGTGGACCAAATAGCGGCTATACATGACCTTGGAGCCGAAGTAATGCTGGTGACTTCGGGAGCTATTGCGGCGGGACGGAAGCCTCTGGGCGTCAAAAGCGACCTGCCGAACGTGAACTTTCGCCAAGTGCTGGCGGCGGTGGGACAAAATCGCTTGATGCACGCCTACAGCCTGCTATTTGAGCCCAAGGGGATAAATATTGCCCAGGTGCTGCTGACCTGGGACGATCTGGCCGACGTGGAGCATTCTCGGAATGTACATAGGACGTTGGACTCGCTGCTGGAACTCCGGGTGGTGCCGGTTATCAACGAGAACGACGTGGTGGCGGTGGAGGAGATAGGGGAGGTGTTTGGCGACAACGATATGCTGTCTGCCATGGTGGCGAAGCTGATGAAGGCGGACCTGCTGGTTATACTGACGGACGCCGATGGGCTGATGACGGCGGACCCGAGAATAGACTCAAAGGCCAAGCGGATACCCCGGGTGGATAATATCGATGGGCAGGTGGAGTCTTTGGCGGGGAAGAAGCTGAACCCGTGGTCTCGCGGCGGTATGAAGACCAAGGTGGAGGCGGCGCGGCTGGCGACGTCGGCGGGGGTGACGGTGGTGGTGTGCGACGGGCGGCGGCCCAACGTGGTGGGGCGCGTGGAGGCAGGGGAGGATGTAGGGACACTGTTTGCGGCGGGGAGGGTTTAA
- the mfd gene encoding transcription-repair coupling factor, with translation MSLTGLLSVLTTLPGYQRLLEEARQRRSSLAPFAAGAKPFLLSALARDLRAPLLIITPKTESARRLHEQLLLYLGDDAPLYLFPEPDVLPLERLAADASTNNQRLAALDALMNNGGASPMIIASLSAALRKTLSPNTFKQTAHTLKTGQQIRIGELTERWVSMGYRREESVEIPGTFTLRGGIVDIFTPNSSLPARLDLIGNDIESITLFDSATQRSVQPADAIRIVPAHEVLPIFADRRRVSDLIANLNLSDCRGEVRDRIQDDLASIFTGHNQEDLSFYNGLINNSTILDYLPPEAILVLDHPTQLDGEADSLEARVQETRQARVGRGELPANFPMPQLPWSNFKQDAANHVSISLTPWATPDGDTPFKTPDSFFGRLDQFTAAVLGLARNGASIVVVTRHSRRLSEVLAEAGVSASVAETLGTSPNPGRAALIQGALEQGWVLESSGRIVALFTDAEIFGAVKERRIHPKRTIKKAPFLSQLEPGMYVVHEDHGIARFGGAKSMETAGEQREYLVLEYAEGDKLYLPTDHLDRISPYVNTSDKPPALTRLSSPEWARAKQRAKASTQELAKELLDIHAGRQMAQGHPYSPDTVWQQEMEDAFPFEETADQSHTIEEVKADMESPRPMDRLVCGDVGYGKTEVALRAAFKAVADDMQVAILVPTTVLAQQHYATFSSRLTPYPVTVEVLSRFRSSKEQDAVIERLKSGEVDIVIGTHRLLQKDVRFKRLGLVIIDEEHRFGVSHKERLKRLRQEVDILTLSATPIPRTLYMSLAGIRDMSTMETPPEERHPVKTYVGEYSDDAVKEAILRELDRGGQVFFLHNRISSIRRVAGELSKLVPQTRITVAHGRMAEDELEAQMLAFANGESDVLVCTTIIESGLDIPNANTLIIDRADRYGLSQLYQLRGRVGRSSSRAYCYLFVPKGRKITEEAEKRLRAILEASELGAGFRLAMRDLEIRGAGNILGAEQSGHIHAVGFELYSSLLNQAVAELRAQQGQAPVDGLKPKDEIRVDLPLSAHLPQDYISHLPNRLAVYKRLAALDTLDKIDDIREELADRFGPPPPAVEDLLYGITVKTLARDVGVQSVAHSSDAIILNLKEPVGGARLPLEKALGSWAKVGNMQVRLDKHLMGPQWQKGLLTILKAMKAFQYRLAALPVG, from the coding sequence TTGAGTCTTACAGGTCTCCTGTCGGTCCTCACCACACTCCCGGGCTACCAGCGCCTGCTGGAAGAGGCCCGTCAACGTCGTTCGTCCCTCGCTCCCTTCGCCGCCGGCGCTAAGCCCTTCCTCCTCTCCGCTCTAGCCCGGGACTTGCGCGCTCCCCTGCTAATCATCACCCCTAAGACGGAGTCAGCCCGCCGCCTCCATGAGCAGCTCCTCCTATATCTCGGTGACGACGCCCCTCTCTATCTCTTCCCAGAGCCCGATGTCCTCCCCTTGGAGCGCCTCGCCGCCGACGCCTCTACCAACAACCAGCGCCTTGCCGCCCTAGACGCTCTCATGAACAATGGCGGCGCCTCGCCCATGATAATCGCCTCCCTGTCCGCCGCCCTTCGCAAGACCCTGTCCCCAAATACCTTCAAACAGACCGCTCACACCCTCAAGACCGGCCAGCAAATCCGCATCGGAGAACTTACCGAGCGATGGGTCTCTATGGGCTACCGACGTGAGGAGTCCGTAGAGATTCCCGGCACCTTCACCCTCCGCGGTGGCATTGTGGATATCTTCACCCCGAACTCCAGCCTCCCCGCCCGCCTGGACCTCATTGGCAACGATATCGAAAGCATTACCCTTTTCGACTCCGCCACCCAGCGTTCCGTCCAGCCTGCCGATGCCATCCGCATTGTCCCCGCCCACGAAGTCCTCCCCATCTTCGCCGACCGCCGGCGCGTCTCTGACCTTATCGCCAACCTGAATCTTAGCGACTGCCGCGGCGAGGTCCGAGACCGCATCCAGGACGACCTGGCCTCCATCTTCACCGGCCACAATCAGGAAGACCTGTCTTTCTACAATGGCCTCATCAACAACTCCACCATCCTGGACTACCTCCCGCCGGAAGCCATCCTCGTCCTGGACCACCCCACCCAATTGGATGGTGAGGCCGACTCCCTGGAAGCCCGAGTCCAGGAGACTCGCCAGGCCCGCGTCGGCCGCGGCGAGCTCCCAGCCAACTTCCCAATGCCCCAGTTGCCTTGGTCCAACTTTAAGCAGGACGCCGCCAATCATGTTTCTATATCCCTCACCCCTTGGGCCACACCTGACGGAGATACTCCCTTCAAAACCCCGGACTCCTTTTTCGGACGATTGGACCAGTTCACCGCCGCCGTCTTGGGCCTCGCCAGAAACGGCGCGTCCATTGTAGTGGTCACCCGCCACTCTCGCCGTCTCTCCGAGGTATTAGCAGAAGCCGGCGTCTCCGCCTCTGTCGCGGAAACCCTGGGAACCTCCCCTAACCCCGGCCGGGCTGCGCTTATCCAAGGAGCCTTGGAACAAGGTTGGGTTCTGGAATCCAGTGGCCGCATCGTAGCTCTCTTCACCGACGCTGAAATCTTCGGCGCGGTCAAAGAACGACGCATCCACCCCAAACGCACCATCAAAAAGGCTCCATTCCTCTCTCAGTTGGAGCCGGGCATGTATGTAGTACATGAAGACCATGGCATCGCCCGTTTTGGCGGCGCCAAAAGCATGGAGACCGCCGGCGAGCAGCGTGAGTACCTGGTCCTCGAATACGCCGAGGGCGACAAGCTCTACCTACCCACCGACCATCTCGATCGCATCTCCCCCTACGTCAACACCAGTGACAAGCCTCCTGCCCTCACACGTCTCAGCAGCCCGGAATGGGCGCGCGCCAAGCAGCGCGCTAAGGCCTCCACCCAGGAGCTCGCCAAAGAACTCCTGGATATACACGCCGGCCGGCAGATGGCCCAGGGCCACCCCTACTCGCCTGACACCGTCTGGCAGCAGGAAATGGAGGATGCCTTTCCCTTCGAGGAGACCGCCGACCAGTCCCACACCATCGAAGAAGTTAAGGCCGATATGGAGTCTCCCAGGCCCATGGACCGCCTGGTCTGTGGAGACGTGGGCTATGGCAAGACGGAAGTCGCCCTCCGCGCCGCCTTTAAAGCCGTCGCCGACGATATGCAGGTCGCTATCCTCGTCCCCACTACCGTCCTGGCCCAGCAGCACTACGCCACCTTCAGCAGCCGCCTCACTCCCTACCCCGTCACCGTGGAAGTCCTCAGCCGGTTCCGCTCCTCCAAAGAGCAGGATGCGGTTATTGAGCGGCTAAAAAGCGGCGAGGTCGATATAGTCATTGGCACTCACCGTCTCCTCCAAAAAGACGTGCGGTTCAAGCGCCTCGGCCTCGTCATCATCGACGAAGAGCATCGGTTCGGCGTCTCCCACAAGGAACGCCTCAAGCGCCTCCGCCAGGAGGTGGACATCCTCACCCTCAGCGCCACTCCTATACCCCGCACCCTCTACATGTCCCTTGCCGGCATCCGCGATATGAGCACTATGGAGACGCCTCCCGAGGAACGGCACCCCGTCAAGACCTACGTCGGCGAGTATTCCGATGACGCTGTAAAGGAAGCCATCCTTCGCGAGCTTGACCGCGGCGGCCAAGTCTTCTTCCTCCACAACCGAATCAGCTCCATCCGACGTGTCGCCGGTGAGCTTTCCAAGCTGGTCCCCCAGACCAGGATTACTGTGGCCCATGGCCGTATGGCCGAGGATGAACTGGAAGCCCAGATGCTCGCCTTCGCTAATGGCGAAAGCGACGTTCTGGTCTGCACCACCATCATCGAGTCCGGCCTAGACATTCCCAACGCCAACACCCTCATCATCGACCGCGCCGACCGCTACGGCCTCTCCCAGCTCTACCAGCTCCGTGGTCGAGTGGGCCGCAGCAGTTCCCGCGCCTATTGCTATCTCTTTGTCCCCAAAGGCCGCAAGATTACTGAGGAGGCGGAAAAGCGCCTGCGCGCCATCCTTGAGGCCTCCGAGCTTGGCGCCGGCTTCAGGCTCGCCATGCGAGATTTGGAGATTCGAGGCGCCGGTAACATCCTGGGCGCTGAGCAGAGCGGCCACATCCACGCCGTCGGTTTTGAGCTCTATAGCTCGCTCCTCAACCAAGCCGTCGCCGAGCTTCGCGCCCAGCAGGGCCAGGCCCCAGTTGACGGCCTCAAGCCTAAAGATGAAATTCGCGTGGACCTCCCCCTCTCCGCCCACCTGCCCCAGGACTACATTTCCCACCTGCCCAACCGGCTGGCTGTCTACAAACGTCTTGCCGCCCTTGATACCCTCGACAAAATCGACGATATACGTGAGGAGCTGGCGGACCGCTTTGGCCCGCCGCCGCCCGCTGTCGAAGACCTTCTATACGGCATCACCGTCAAGACTCTGGCGCGAGATGTAGGCGTTCAGTCCGTCGCCCACTCCAGCGACGCTATTATTCTAAACCTCAAAGAACCCGTCGGCGGTGCCCGGTTGCCCCTGGAAAAAGCCCTTGGCTCCTGGGCCAAGGTCGGCAATATGCAAGTGCGCCTGGACAAACATCTCATGGGACCTCAGTGGCAAAAAGGCCTCCTCACCATCCTCAAAGCTATGAAAGCCTTCCAGTACCGCCTTGCCGCCCTTCCCGTCGGCTGA
- a CDS encoding HAD family hydrolase encodes MSKIKAVFFDFYNTLARFWPPVEEIQVAACREIGLSVTREGILKGYHVADDYFNRENARASLAGRSEEDRGEFFARYEQMVLLGAGLAVTLPLARQVWRLTTLVPREFAAYEDAAPVLRALKKRGLTLAVISNLNRDMGPMVKEMGLGEYLDFCVTSKEVGEEKPHPLVFLTALRKAGVEPNEALHVGDQVYSDVEGARAVGITPVLLDRHGWHGEAKGLMRVRGLWGVEEVAASRG; translated from the coding sequence ATGAGCAAGATCAAGGCTGTATTCTTCGATTTTTATAACACGCTGGCGAGGTTCTGGCCGCCAGTGGAAGAAATCCAGGTGGCGGCTTGTCGAGAGATTGGGCTGTCAGTGACCAGGGAAGGGATTCTCAAGGGGTATCACGTCGCGGACGACTATTTCAATCGTGAAAACGCTAGGGCGTCGCTGGCGGGGCGGTCGGAAGAGGACAGAGGGGAGTTTTTCGCTCGCTACGAACAGATGGTGCTGCTGGGGGCCGGTCTGGCGGTGACGCTGCCGCTGGCGAGGCAGGTGTGGCGGTTGACGACGCTGGTGCCCAGGGAGTTCGCGGCGTATGAGGATGCTGCGCCGGTGCTGAGGGCACTGAAGAAGAGGGGGCTTACACTGGCCGTTATATCCAACTTGAACAGGGATATGGGGCCTATGGTGAAAGAAATGGGGCTGGGCGAGTACTTGGACTTCTGCGTCACGTCCAAGGAGGTGGGGGAGGAAAAGCCGCACCCCCTGGTGTTCCTAACGGCGCTGCGAAAGGCTGGGGTGGAGCCTAATGAGGCGCTGCATGTGGGAGACCAAGTTTACTCGGATGTGGAGGGAGCCAGGGCGGTAGGGATAACACCGGTGCTTTTAGACCGGCATGGATGGCACGGAGAGGCGAAAGGGTTGATGAGGGTGCGGGGGTTATGGGGAGTGGAGGAAGTGGCGGCGTCCAGGGGTTAA
- a CDS encoding ComF family protein, with translation MDGPLLLRRVAKATLDLLLSMRCLGCGREGAGICLDCQSALPRLEPPYCRICAQPDEGDPCRRCGESPLGIDGVRSPYRMEGVIREAIHNLKYRYYRALAPELGGLLARCLGDNPIDATVIVPAPLHRRKLRERGYNQSELVAREVGRLTGLRVEPGWLKRTKNSAPQVSVANRGERARNAQGAFEASGDLRGERVLVIDDVCTTGSTLAACSAALKDRGADAVWGLTVAREA, from the coding sequence ATGGACGGTCCTTTGCTTCTGAGGCGAGTTGCTAAAGCGACATTGGACTTGTTGCTGTCGATGCGGTGCCTGGGCTGCGGCAGAGAAGGCGCGGGAATTTGCCTGGACTGCCAGTCCGCATTGCCTCGCTTAGAGCCACCGTACTGCCGAATCTGCGCTCAACCTGACGAAGGTGACCCATGCCGTCGATGCGGGGAATCGCCGCTGGGCATAGACGGGGTGCGCTCACCGTATAGAATGGAGGGCGTGATCAGGGAAGCGATTCACAATCTGAAATACCGTTACTACAGGGCGCTCGCGCCGGAGCTAGGCGGGCTTCTGGCTAGATGTCTCGGTGACAATCCTATCGACGCGACGGTTATAGTGCCGGCGCCGCTGCACCGTCGAAAGCTGCGGGAACGGGGATATAACCAGTCGGAGCTGGTGGCCAGGGAGGTGGGGAGGCTGACGGGACTAAGGGTGGAGCCTGGATGGCTAAAGAGGACAAAGAACTCGGCGCCGCAGGTGTCGGTGGCGAATCGAGGGGAGAGGGCCAGGAACGCGCAGGGAGCTTTCGAGGCGTCCGGAGATTTGCGGGGAGAGCGGGTACTAGTTATCGATGATGTATGCACAACAGGCAGCACGCTGGCGGCCTGCAGCGCGGCGTTGAAGGATAGGGGAGCGGATGCGGTATGGGGGCTGACTGTGGCGCGGGAGGCGTGA
- a CDS encoding PIG-L family deacetylase, with product MMQETRVEETPKRVLVVTPHPDDAEISCGGTVAKWVKAGAEAYYVLCTDGGKGSEDPKMTHKRLAKIRLKEQMDAAAVLGVKDVVPLGHPDGELEETREFRGQIVLAIRRFKPDVVICPDPYRRTFYFHRDHRITGIVTQDAVFPYARDRLHYAEHEKEGLEPHKTPTILFWGAEECDTYIDITDTLELKVEALKKHDSQVGGLSSDDTEKWLRDWAKDMGKKAGYEYAEAYRKVSFRF from the coding sequence ATGATGCAGGAGACACGAGTGGAGGAGACGCCTAAGCGAGTCCTTGTGGTAACGCCGCACCCGGACGACGCGGAGATATCATGCGGTGGCACCGTGGCCAAGTGGGTGAAAGCGGGCGCGGAGGCGTATTACGTGCTCTGCACTGACGGGGGAAAGGGGTCCGAGGACCCGAAGATGACACACAAGAGATTAGCCAAGATACGGTTAAAGGAGCAGATGGATGCGGCTGCGGTTCTAGGGGTGAAGGACGTGGTGCCGCTGGGACATCCTGACGGAGAACTGGAGGAGACGCGGGAGTTTAGAGGGCAGATTGTGCTGGCGATACGGCGGTTCAAGCCGGATGTAGTAATTTGCCCTGACCCCTACAGGCGCACGTTTTATTTTCATAGGGACCACCGAATCACCGGCATTGTCACACAGGACGCGGTGTTTCCCTACGCCCGGGACAGACTCCACTACGCCGAGCACGAGAAGGAGGGGCTGGAGCCTCATAAGACGCCAACGATATTGTTTTGGGGCGCTGAAGAGTGCGATACGTATATTGACATAACCGATACGCTGGAACTGAAAGTGGAGGCCCTGAAGAAACACGATAGCCAGGTGGGCGGCCTATCCAGCGACGATACGGAGAAGTGGCTGCGAGACTGGGCCAAGGACATGGGCAAAAAGGCGGGTTACGAGTACGCCGAAGCCTATCGCAAGGTATCCTTCCGCTTTTAG
- a CDS encoding GNAT family N-acetyltransferase → MCTEHLSIRAFRWADLPALLKLENSLRRAAGDPAPASEKLLKEYLRLPNLHVEDNLFLCLIHDTLNGAALVITELRIRRAVLDLKVLPDSSRPVVEQALIRAALKRAGDLGAAMMHVQKPSEPHWRAALSREGFQPCRLYWTMRWNVQDTPQPDLPEGYSFSAYRGSEDAKILTQIQNAAFTGSWGFSPNTEEEIEYRASMSITPPQGIIFLKDNHKVAGYCWTFVLPRREALVGIISMIGIQPDYRAKRLGRPLLQQSLCYLTSKEVSAVELEVDSGNRPAVSLYQSLGFEKVAETQWFEASLASAS, encoded by the coding sequence TTGTGTACTGAACATCTATCGATACGCGCCTTCCGATGGGCTGACCTCCCCGCCCTCCTAAAGCTGGAAAATAGTCTTCGACGTGCCGCCGGCGACCCCGCTCCTGCCAGCGAAAAGTTGCTGAAAGAGTACCTTCGGTTGCCCAACCTTCACGTGGAGGATAACCTTTTTCTTTGCCTCATCCATGACACCCTGAACGGCGCCGCCCTCGTCATCACGGAGCTTAGGATCCGCCGCGCCGTTCTAGACTTGAAAGTGTTGCCGGATAGCTCTCGCCCGGTCGTGGAACAGGCCTTGATTCGTGCCGCTTTAAAACGGGCCGGGGATCTTGGCGCGGCTATGATGCACGTGCAGAAGCCGTCGGAGCCCCACTGGCGCGCCGCCCTATCCCGGGAAGGCTTCCAGCCATGCCGACTCTACTGGACCATGCGTTGGAACGTGCAAGACACGCCCCAGCCGGACCTCCCGGAGGGGTACTCTTTTAGCGCCTATCGAGGCTCCGAGGACGCCAAAATCCTTACTCAGATACAAAATGCAGCCTTCACCGGCAGTTGGGGCTTCTCTCCCAACACGGAGGAAGAGATCGAATACCGGGCGTCCATGAGCATTACGCCGCCTCAGGGCATCATCTTCCTAAAGGACAATCATAAGGTGGCCGGGTACTGCTGGACCTTCGTGCTGCCTCGCCGGGAAGCCTTGGTAGGCATCATATCCATGATCGGCATCCAGCCGGACTACCGCGCGAAGCGTCTGGGCCGCCCCCTCCTCCAGCAAAGCCTCTGCTATCTGACATCCAAAGAGGTATCGGCTGTGGAGTTGGAAGTGGACTCAGGCAATCGTCCCGCTGTAAGCCTCTACCAGTCCCTGGGCTTCGAAAAAGTTGCGGAAACTCAGTGGTTTGAGGCTTCCCTTGCGTCGGCGTCCTGA
- a CDS encoding DUF502 domain-containing protein: protein MMTQEEPRPTRAVGRMGNHIRERMVSGLLVILPLAATYLVLKFVFDLIDPNLRKIIERIFGRDIPGVGLVLFFIIIYLAGVIASYVIGRRIIDFGHHLADLIPIVRPIYRTARQTVDALSNAQGSFRYSRVVMVEWPRQGLKTIGFVTASYVDPGNRPMTVVYIPNSPLPNSGWIAVLPEEEVTHTNLSVDEAMRMVLSAGSVLPEHIKDYGATQVVSKATQDADAREASNH, encoded by the coding sequence ATGATGACACAGGAAGAGCCTAGACCTACCAGGGCAGTGGGGAGGATGGGCAATCACATACGAGAGCGTATGGTGTCGGGTTTGCTGGTCATCCTACCGTTAGCAGCCACGTACCTTGTCCTTAAATTCGTCTTTGATCTCATCGATCCCAATCTGAGAAAGATAATTGAGCGGATATTCGGCAGAGATATTCCTGGGGTGGGCTTAGTCCTATTCTTTATCATCATTTATCTAGCCGGGGTTATAGCAAGCTACGTTATTGGGAGACGGATAATAGATTTTGGGCATCACCTGGCGGACCTTATACCAATCGTAAGGCCGATTTATCGAACGGCGCGTCAAACGGTCGACGCGCTATCGAATGCTCAGGGGAGCTTTCGTTATAGCCGTGTAGTCATGGTAGAGTGGCCGCGGCAGGGGTTGAAGACGATTGGATTTGTGACGGCGTCTTATGTAGATCCGGGCAACAGGCCGATGACTGTGGTATACATACCAAACAGCCCGCTGCCAAACTCGGGATGGATAGCGGTGCTACCCGAAGAAGAAGTCACGCATACAAACTTGAGCGTGGATGAAGCTATGAGAATGGTGCTTTCGGCTGGATCGGTGCTGCCGGAGCACATCAAGGACTACGGCGCTACGCAGGTTGTGTCTAAAGCAACTCAGGACGCCGACGCAAGGGAAGCCTCAAACCACTGA
- a CDS encoding glycosyltransferase family 1 protein — MSNLRVAMVSFHTCPGLAPGAGKVGGMNVYVRELSRNLGAMGMQVDIFTRRHKGQNQDIVSLGDSVRIVHLDGGPEDAELEGLYPGVHRFAQRIFDFQAQNGIRYDLIHAHYWMSGLVGQCLSRRDKAPMVMTFHTLAELKKRARPGEKEPPYRTAIERQLLAKADAVTASSRHEIEAMVNLYQADRNKIRLVYCGVDLSLFKPLDMKEARHRLGLNGEKVLLYVGRIEALKGVDLLLRIAATMEVEDRIKVLIVGGDLSQDKEVQRLKSLSEEMGVSQRVKFVGRVDRELLPTYFSAADICVVPSYYESFGLVALESMACGTPVVAARVGGLPTVVKHGQTGYLLPWRCPEPYADALSIVLGNEDLRKTMSQAALERASSMGWDTVASKVGELYNGLVTENSSR, encoded by the coding sequence GTGAGCAACCTGCGGGTGGCTATGGTGAGCTTCCACACCTGCCCTGGATTAGCGCCTGGAGCGGGCAAGGTTGGGGGTATGAACGTTTACGTTCGGGAGCTGTCCAGGAACCTGGGCGCCATGGGCATGCAGGTGGATATTTTCACTCGCCGCCACAAGGGGCAGAATCAGGATATCGTAAGCCTAGGGGACAGTGTAAGAATTGTTCACCTGGATGGAGGGCCGGAGGATGCGGAGTTAGAAGGTTTGTATCCGGGGGTACACCGTTTCGCGCAGCGCATTTTTGACTTTCAGGCACAGAATGGCATTCGATACGACTTGATTCATGCCCATTACTGGATGTCCGGCCTGGTGGGGCAATGCCTATCTCGTCGGGATAAAGCGCCCATGGTGATGACCTTCCACACGCTGGCAGAGTTGAAGAAGCGGGCGAGGCCGGGGGAGAAGGAACCGCCATATCGCACGGCCATAGAGAGGCAACTTTTAGCCAAGGCCGACGCTGTAACCGCTTCCAGCCGTCACGAAATTGAGGCGATGGTCAATCTCTACCAAGCAGACAGGAACAAGATTAGACTAGTATATTGCGGAGTAGACCTGTCTCTATTTAAGCCGCTGGATATGAAGGAAGCGCGGCACAGGCTGGGACTGAACGGGGAGAAGGTGCTGCTGTACGTGGGGCGCATTGAGGCGCTGAAAGGCGTGGACCTGCTGCTTCGAATAGCGGCGACCATGGAGGTAGAGGATAGGATCAAGGTGCTGATTGTCGGCGGGGACCTGAGCCAGGATAAAGAGGTCCAGCGGCTGAAGTCCCTTTCCGAAGAGATGGGTGTATCTCAACGTGTGAAGTTTGTAGGCCGAGTGGACCGGGAGCTTCTCCCGACGTACTTTTCCGCAGCCGATATTTGCGTAGTGCCGTCCTATTACGAAAGTTTTGGTCTAGTGGCGCTGGAGTCCATGGCCTGCGGCACTCCGGTGGTGGCCGCCCGGGTGGGAGGGCTTCCGACGGTGGTGAAGCACGGCCAGACTGGATACTTGCTGCCGTGGCGCTGCCCGGAGCCCTATGCGGACGCCTTGTCTATTGTTCTGGGGAACGAGGACTTGAGGAAGACTATGAGCCAAGCTGCCCTGGAAAGGGCAAGCTCTATGGGCTGGGACACGGTGGCGAGCAAGGTGGGGGAATTATATAACGGGCTTGTGACTGAGAACTCATCTAGATGA
- a CDS encoding GNAT family N-acetyltransferase: MSSVECHSSFDEVSAEWNRLLPRSAVNTLFQTPQWQRAWWEELGKGERLCFLRVGGDNGMEGMASLRSGNGVLTFVGDKNVCDYNDFLVPRGQEEVFYRELVEHLGSLEWHTLELYSLNHSSPTLGLFPDIARGKGYRVEVVQDEVCPGKALPKTWDEYVNSLSKKNRHELRRKLRRLDTAPGVKWYALRSPEEIEGAMDDFFSLLKMSRETKHRFLTPERERFFRGIGREMGDLDVMRLYFMEVEGKRVASALCFDYGASRFLYNSGYNQDYGFYSVGLLLKAFTVKDAIEEGKDYYDFLRGNEPYKYDLGGEDKPLYTMTVTRG, encoded by the coding sequence ATGTCTTCAGTCGAATGCCATAGCTCTTTCGATGAGGTGTCGGCGGAGTGGAATAGACTATTGCCGCGCAGCGCCGTCAACACCTTATTCCAGACGCCGCAATGGCAGAGAGCGTGGTGGGAAGAGCTGGGCAAGGGGGAGCGGTTGTGTTTTCTTCGAGTCGGCGGCGACAATGGGATGGAAGGGATGGCGTCGCTACGGAGCGGGAACGGCGTACTGACATTTGTGGGAGACAAGAACGTGTGCGATTACAACGACTTCCTGGTGCCGCGCGGCCAGGAAGAGGTTTTTTACCGGGAGCTGGTGGAACACCTGGGGAGCCTGGAATGGCACACGCTGGAACTCTATTCGTTGAACCACTCGTCGCCTACCTTAGGGCTCTTCCCGGACATAGCCCGCGGCAAGGGCTATCGAGTGGAGGTTGTGCAGGACGAGGTGTGCCCGGGCAAGGCGCTTCCTAAGACCTGGGATGAGTATGTGAACAGCCTATCGAAGAAAAACCGCCATGAGCTTCGCAGGAAGCTGCGCCGGCTGGATACCGCGCCCGGAGTGAAGTGGTACGCATTACGGTCGCCGGAGGAGATAGAGGGGGCGATGGACGATTTCTTCAGCCTGCTGAAGATGAGCCGCGAGACGAAGCATAGGTTTCTGACGCCGGAGAGGGAAAGGTTTTTCAGGGGCATTGGGAGAGAGATGGGAGATCTGGACGTGATGCGGCTTTATTTTATGGAGGTGGAGGGCAAGCGGGTAGCCTCCGCTCTGTGCTTCGACTATGGCGCCTCTAGGTTTTTATACAATAGCGGGTATAATCAAGACTACGGTTTTTACAGTGTGGGGTTGCTTTTGAAGGCGTTTACCGTGAAGGATGCCATAGAGGAAGGAAAGGATTACTACGATTTCTTGCGAGGCAACGAGCCGTATAAGTACGACCTGGGCGGAGAGGATAAGCCGCTTTATACCATGACGGTGACTAGAGGGTGA
- the folE gene encoding GTP cyclohydrolase I FolE — protein MIKEEKIRQSVAAILAAIGEDTSREGLKDTPSRVARMYSELFSGVGLDPAEAFTALFEDSGESNAVVLRDVSFFSICEHHLLPFYGAAQIGYIPKGKVCGASKLIRALEIVARRPQLQERMTSQLADAIQLGLDCHGVAVIVEAEHMCMTMRGVRNQGSRIMTSAVRGPFPKGQMSSAELMNMLRAA, from the coding sequence ATGATCAAGGAGGAGAAGATACGCCAGAGCGTGGCGGCTATTCTGGCCGCCATTGGCGAGGACACGTCCAGGGAGGGGCTAAAGGATACGCCGTCGAGAGTCGCCAGGATGTACAGTGAACTGTTCTCCGGCGTAGGGCTAGACCCAGCGGAGGCTTTCACCGCGCTTTTCGAGGACAGCGGGGAGTCCAATGCGGTTGTTTTGCGTGACGTGTCGTTTTTCTCGATCTGCGAACACCATCTGCTGCCCTTCTATGGCGCGGCGCAGATTGGGTATATCCCCAAGGGAAAGGTGTGCGGGGCCAGCAAACTGATAAGAGCGCTGGAGATTGTGGCGAGGAGGCCGCAGCTTCAAGAGCGCATGACGTCGCAGCTGGCCGACGCGATTCAGCTAGGCCTGGACTGCCATGGGGTGGCGGTGATTGTGGAGGCGGAACACATGTGCATGACTATGCGGGGAGTGCGCAATCAGGGGAGCAGAATCATGACCAGCGCGGTGCGAGGCCCGTTCCCCAAGGGGCAGATGAGTTCAGCCGAACTTATGAACATGCTGCGGGCCGCTTAG